The sequence below is a genomic window from Macadamia integrifolia cultivar HAES 741 chromosome 1, SCU_Mint_v3, whole genome shotgun sequence.
AGTTGTTTCTAATTAGTTGGAACAATTATAGGGACAGAACGACATAAGCTCTTTAGATAAAACATTGCGAAAGTGGACATTGAGGATAGGCAGCGAAGAACCAGACCTGTTACAATCCATGAAGATGCAAGTACTTGGAAAGATCGAATGCATGAAGTTACACCATATGTTACTACGACAGGCACCTCAATATTGGGACATGGAGCTCCTTGTGTTCATGTTTGGAATGGTAGAAATATGCACCACTATAAAAGAGTTCAGAGCTTGTTTGCTCTCTCCTCCTGCAGGAAATTTGTTCTGCCCCTCGTTGGAATCAGACTACTCAAAAAAGATCCaagacttctttggatggagcaaGGAAGATATGGCGTAGTTTGTAAGCTACAAAAAGATCGACATCTTGAAGGTTTCAAGAGCATTCACCATGTTCCCACTGCAGGGGGGTTCATCGCGAGTATTGGAACAACACATATCTCTTCTGTATGATAGCGTGGTTTGTCTTACGCATGCCAGGGTGAGGAACACATCTGTTATTGTAGAATTGTGAAACAATTAAGGAAGGGTGTGATTTAGTCCCTACCATCTTGGCATAGCTGTTTCGAGGATTTGATGAGATGAATTACAAGTGCAAATTTGGAATAGACCATTACTTAGGATGTCTGGCCATATTCTAGTTATGGTTGAAGGAGTGACTGCACTTATTAACACCTTTGAGGAATAATCAATTAAAGATGACCCATTATTAGGACAAGCGGGAGATTCTAGAGTTTGAGTTTATCGCCGATTGGGCGGAGACCTACAAGGGAAAACTCGAGAAGATGTGAACTGGGATTATCATTAGTGGCCACAGACTGGTTTCTTGATGAAGACCTCTGGTTGCAACTTTGTTTTGCCTTCTCTTGTACATCATGTGGTAGTATCAGCTTCCACAGGGTGATCCAGAGAGGATTGAAAACTTCTATCCCCTATAGGAATTGAGTACTCATATTGTTCATTTCCTTGCTAAGATCTGGCAAGTGTAAGGAGTCAAGACCTCATGCTTTGTATTGAAAATCTTATCATATTGAATAAAGTTTGGGTTAATATGGTTCATTCTAATGATGGCTTACTTATGGCCATATGAAAGCTCAAGGATAGAATGGTGCATTATCCACAAAAgcaacaataaaataaataaaatctagtCAATTAACATCATGAGCATTAttttaaagaaaaggaaaagaggagttcacattttaaaaaaaaaaaaaaatttctttgttcaaaataaaaggaaagtcTTAGTGTCAACCCGATGACTGTCCACCTTGTCTGTCTTGTCCATCTTGTCCATCATCATTCAGGAGAAGCTCGAACTCATCAACGGAGAAGGTACAGCCACATTAGTCTCTCCACTCCCAGACCCAAATCTAAGAACGGATCCTCCAGCTCCGAATGTAGACCCGCCAGCTCTAAAGGAAGTCCTCCACCTCCAAATCTGAGGCCAGATCCTCTGCCTCCAAATCCAAGTTTCAGACCTCTAGCACCAAATGCAGGATCGATCCGATGCAGACATCTCTCCAGATTAGTGATGTACAAATCTTGATGATAAGTAGAAGTTAGCTAAGACTCAgcaacaaagaaacaaaattccaaGGAGTACCTGGTCACGGTTACGATCTGTCTGGCCATATAAGCATGTACTAAGGCTCTGGGTCATCTGACAACACTCAGCATAAACTGGAGGAGAGACCTGCAATGAATAGAGAATGAAGAACACAAGTAAAGAAGATGAATGAACAACAGGATAGCTTACACAATTATATGTGACGGGAAGGCCTATGCTCTCATCTGCCATCGTCGTCCTCGGTAACATCGGCTACACAGAAGGATCACGAGCATCAATATACATCTACCCGGGGAAGCCTGGGATAGATGTGCGCAGCTCGGCCATGTTATGAATCGGACCGGTACTCATGTGAGAAGAACCCTCTATAGAAGCTCCTATGGATCTAGGGATATTGTGGCCAAGAAAGATAATCGGCATGTTGTACTGAAAAGGGAAACAATAAGTGTTATTTGTGGGATGTTCAAATtctatgcaaaaaaaaaaaaaaacaatccaaGAGCTTTACCTGGGACATTCAGCAGTCAATAACACGCACACTGTCTCTGGCTGGAGAAAACTCTTTGTAATCTTGCATAAGATCTGTGAAGGTATCccctgatacagccaaatcgatcgctcagtagggtgaggacacgcATTGCCCACCGGGACACGACGCGTGTCACCCACTAGATAGGGAGTACAAAGACTCTATCACGCTCTATCATGTCGCTTgtatgaagggaatattccccaccagaaggatggacgtattcgagtggaactctaagagggaagaaggtggacccgagaaggactcttgaaaggaaagggaaaaccctaaaccctaggagctatataagagggcccgagaggaaggaagggggTAAGCATCAATAtccccaccattactcccttactaaaaactgtgcggccgaccctaacttgagcgtcggagtactaaccccggacaaagctccgggcctttgccatctgtgcttgtgcaggtcaGCTCATAcgggatttttggcagcaacatcCCCAACCCCAATCAGAGTTGCCTGAAATTCCTCCACAGAATGGATACcatggttatgcatggatgGAGGAAGATAATGAGGAACCAAGGGACCATCTGAGTCAAACCACTGCCTAACAACCCTCTCCCCGAGGTACTATGCGGTACCACTGGGACCCTAAGTAGGATGCGAGTCTCCTAGCTTGATCACGATGAGCATCTAAAGGGAAAGCCACCATCTGGAAGGGAGTCCAAGAAACCTACACTAACGAAGAGTCAGTACTGAAGCAAGTTTAACTGGAAGAAATTATgcaaggaaaaaagagaaaaaaagaaaactgcaGTGACCTGGTTCAAAATATCCCTCCCTGTTGTGGCAAGAGGTAAAGGACCCTGAACAGTCTCACCCATACCCCACTTCCTGGTGATAGGAAATGTTCCATGATCCCCCTTTGATAGGGGAGGGATGAGGAAATCAAGGTGCTCATAGGCCCAAGGCTGAACAAGAACACCAATCAGAACATGAAACAAAGCAAAGCAAGGTAAGTAAATGAGTCAAGAGGTTCAAACCTGAAGAATATAGGCAGCCCCATACAGACTCGGGTCACTCTAAGCTAAGTGATTCATCATCTTGAGGAAATATGCATAAGTGGATCCACCCCAATCTTACTTCTGAATATTCTGAAGGTCTCTAAAGAAATAGGCAAGCCGAAGGTCGACCTTATCGGAGGGATTGCTAAACAAGCACTAGCCGGCCCAATAGATGAAGATGCAATGGATAAACTGCTCCTTCTCCGCACGAGGGGTGGACATAGTTACTATCTTGCCTGTCCAGGCCTTACAAACAAAAGTAAGGTGGATGATGGTGTCTGGATGATGGTGTCTGGGGAATCAATGCAATAAGTGCTAGCACCTCTTATCGACTAAAAGGGGTAGAAAAAGTGATAGGCTCGCCACCAAAGGGAGGGCCAATCAACGCATGGAAGTAGAGATGGTGATTGACATCTCCCCCATAGGTAAGTGGAAAGTATGAGTACTCAACCACCACCTCTCAGCAAGGACCCGAGTAAACTGGACATCCAAATTCTGGGCGCAAAAGTGGAAGCAAGGGCGATAGTGTATAAGGGGGTGGATATGATTAATCTAGTCCCCCACCTTGTTGAAGGTTCTATTTGGGCCTACCACAACTGTTAAAAATCTCAACATAAGCATCATAGCATAGATCATGCACAACATTGTCACAAATGGGTAGGAGTCCTAAGCATATATGAGCCTACGTACATGGGCATACATGAGAATTTCTAGCATATATTGGCATGAGCATATAGAAAATCCTAAGCATGCACATCATTGGCATCTATACATGGAATATTCTAAGAACATACAtacatgacatttttttttaaaaaaaaaaaaagagcagacTTAACCACTCTCCCCAAACAGACTGGCAAATGTGATCCTTAGTCCCATTCAAGGTTGATCCTAGATAcgaaatttttataaaaaagccAAAGcatgagaggagagaagagagcacCACACCACATATGGAGCAAAACGACAAAAAACAAGATAACAAATTTGGAGACTAGGTCCAACCTTATATAGGGGACCCCTTTGGCTTCGCGGGTCTGGCAAAAAACTCACGGGCTCGTGAAGAATCTCATGGACCCGccagattaaaaagaaaaaaaaaaaaagaaagataaaaaagagaGGTAAATAGATAGGGAAATGtgtaaagtaaaaaaaaatgatgatgaaaaaaatgagaaaaaataaatggtgaataaaaaaaagagtttttacTACTTGACTCAAGGTATCAGGTCTAAAAGTGACCAAAATACCACGGATTAGCCCCATTACTGTCTGGCTTGGGGTTTTTCAGTCTAGTACAACCAAAATACCATTGGATGGCCTAGAAACCTGTTCAGCTCGGGGTTCCCGATTTAGTACAACTAGAATACCTTTGGACAGCCTAAAATATGTTTGACTCGAGGTTTTCGATTTAGTACAATTGGAATACCCGAGAAACCTATTTGGCAAGGGGTTTCCAGTTTAGTACAACCGGAATACCATTGGACGGCCTAGAAACCTGTTTAGCTCGGGGTTTCCAATTTAGTATAACTGGAATTCCATTGGATGGCCCAAAGACCTTTTATATGTTGAATTATTGTGTACTAACATCTTGATAGGAACCAATCTGATAAAGGATTACCATTTGGCGGCTCAGGTAAAATCCCAACTTCTTAGTAAAATTTCACTAGATaggatcatattaatttctGGATTGATCAACATTTTAACCCATTCAAGAGAATTTACCAATGAGTTATTCACCTGTGTTTGCACATTTGCACCTCTACTATCATTGAGCAAGGTGGTAGCAGTACATACTCAGGGTGATAAAATTTGgtaattcttttctttgcccttcgaccaTGGTATGGGCCTCGGCCATAGAGGGGCATAtggtagacacccaatttttccaCCCACCTTGACAATGATGACAAATAGGGAACGATCAAGGTTTGTGCTCTACATCAAAAGAGAATCTAGGCCTTTTATGATAACCCGTACTTGAAGAGCACTCCAACCCTAAACTTGACagtaacccaaaaccctaaatcgacCTAAAACCCAAATCTAAACCAAAAACCTGATTAGCCAAAGACCCTAATTCAGCCTGGAACCTTAATCTAGCCTGGGAACCTGTTTTGGACCCAATCTTGTGGTACATGATATTAACGTGTAATACATCGAAGTATCGACTCTAAGTACTCTTTGATGGTGCGGGAACGACATGAATAAGGATTTCTTAAAAAACCCTAGCTTTCAACAGGACAGAAGACCCTTCtttgtcaaaaccaaattcttacgAGTGAAAAAGGAGCTCAAAACCCATGCCGTCAGATAATGCTCGGAAAGACGATTTCAATGATATATCGTAAACGAAAAATAGAACACCATATCTCCCAGAATCACTCCAGAAAGTTGGAATGGGGATCTATCAAACGTTTTTCTCCTAGATCATACCCACTAGATTTTTGGTGGGCCcaccactttctctctccaagATTGACCCTAAAATAGCCTAGgccagtgaaaaaaaaatggatttttaggTAACGGGACTGCCAATTTTTGTCAGGCCCGCcaattttctcttaaaaatgACTTGAGCTTGACTAGTGAcacaaaaaattactttttttggGTGACAGACTTGCCAaagaattttccatttttggcaGGCCCACCAAACTTGGTTTGGACGCCTATAAATAATGTCCCATTTTTACTACTTTTAGTGTGTGAAAAGAATTTCGAGAGATTCCCCTATTTTAGTCTGAGAGAGTTCAGTGTGAAAGGAATAGTCCCTTCCCAAAGTAGTAGTCCCCCCTTGCTATTTTTAGTATCCTTTTCCACCCAGCCACCAACCCTTACCTTTTTTAGCTTGACCCGATGGACCCAACTTGACGTATGCTTGAGGCAAAAAATTTGACATTGTGAATTGAGCTTTCGCTCCTACACTTCAAAGTTCTGCTCAAGTAGGCCTGCCTATCGCTTGAGCAAGTCAAAGTTCTGTCGAATTTTTTGAAGGTTCTCGAGAGATGTGCCAGAGTCTTGAAATATCATCAAAGGCCTAGATTCTCAAAGAGGAAGAGTGAGCAACTAAGATTGTTCCAACCTAAGTTGGGAATCTTCATCAGAATCACACATGCATCAAtcggggcccacccctcttgacccgaaacaggggtcaaggtctggtataatttcttaatagAACaggcataatgtagatatctcaTTAGATATAGTGTTTGTATAATGTTGTATATTAAATGTTTAGTTATACATGTGGGTAAAAATGTATTGGGGAATATTCGAATTTAGGTATATAATAGGAAGACCAGTTCAACcgggtgaagtgggtgcctaacacctttccaactcaTTTCCTAACTCTTACCCAAAATCTTTGGACTAGACCAAGTCAATCTCGGGTCCATCCTACAGAATGGGCTCACatcccaggtcctaggccctaaccctatGTGGTGGCTCCAAATTTTTATGATTCCCAATCCCTAAATTGGCCACTAATTATTATTGAAGAGAATCACCTACCAAAAGAGGGAATAGTTAATcgtgaaataggcccccacgtattaTCCTAAGTAGTGATACGATGGTACGGGGCCTACGAATGCGAATACACATCAACCCGATGCCCATCACCCTTACACTCAGGCCCATTGGTTGATGGTCACCAATAGGTCATTGTCTAACCGGTAAGTGCTACCATTGGACAGTGCAATTTATGTACTTTTTTGTTTCTCAGCTCTTTTTGCCGACACCTAGGGTGGTTCCTTAGGGACTTTTGCAATGGTCTTTTAGTGATGCTCCTACCATACAAGGGGGTTAAGTGAGGAGCtatttgaatcacttaccatcaaggctttgaagtttgaaccctTTCCAATTTGACTGGTAACATCTGTATTGACATGTAGTGTAGAGCCCTGTTTCCTAAACCCATTTTATTGAcgggttggttcggtttggtcttgcagggtccgAACCAAAAAGGGTTGATGCAGGTGCCCTATGGTGCATGACTACAAGGGTTACGTCAAATGCGGGGTGGTCGGACAAGATTAAGCCGGTACCTGATGTGATTCACACGCCTAAACCTTACCCTTGCACGTACCATAAAGATATATACGAATAGGAAAGGTATGTTATCGTATTGAATGATGAAAACTTAGTCCACATCATATGGTGAGAGCAAGATACGCGTTAAGATTCCATTTTCCTCTAAAGTATAGCAAGCTTGGTCTTGTTCTAGCCAAGTGATGGGTGGTcattggtaggtgcgagacccaccagtgtgacccacctgtgggggAAGCGTAGGCCCcaacaagcccaacttgggtgagcacgtgTATTTTGGATTCCTCATTGTAATGAGGTTTCGCATGCCCTATAATGTTGCCTATTTTTGGTCGATATcacgatttaatgtgttttggtctataaaggggcaaaaccaaataGGCCTTAGTAGAAATTTACAAactaaagtataaatagcatttatgtatctctctctctctctctctctctctctctctctctctctctctctctctctctctctctctctctctctcccatttatgatttcagtaagtttggtgagaggagtaaagaagagggagaaaagaggaagaagaagagaatgaagagggaagaaggttctCCCTTGGTTTCTGGAGCCGTATCTTACCTTTGCGTCGCCGGAATAGTGTCTAGTGCATTGGGATTTatattttgaggtaagtaacaccataaaccctcGGAATATGATGAAATCCTTTTGTGTGTggtaaaataaaagagataatggaacccttgtgtgatttctTTAAAGGTTTGAGGGAAACCAAGATTTGGAGGTATTGAGGTGACATTTTGAATTTGGAAAGTGGAtcttaagttttagggtttcttgagccaAGGTATGATTTCATTCCCCAAAACCATGATGTtaacttagatccatggaataCTCAAGTAGATGAAGCCTAAAATGTGGGGGAAATGAAGTTGGAACAACCCCCTTAGTTTCCCAAGAGgaggaatgaagaagggaagaagaatagcAAAACCCACAaaacactggtgggtagcaccggTAGCTAATCAGACCCCCCAGTGTGACCCTCTAGTCTTACGTGGGCATTTGGACCAACAGgcgggtaagaccggtggggcGGGTACCCGTCGGTAGCACCCATTGGTTTTAGGTTAGCCCTTGGTCTTACCAACGGGTACCAAACCCAACGGTTTGTGTCTAAGTGTTGTCTGCCTAGGTAGTTCGCACAGGTgagttctcctacccacctatatAACTcactgtagcccaaatgagctccgatggaACTCAAATTCACAACTATACATCGTGATCATATCTTATGTATTTTCACAATTCCGAAACGGATATATTCTAAATTTCtatctgtgctaggtttcgaGACATTCGTCTTCACTCCAGATCTTACCCATACCACGAGTGCatattctcctacaagaataagtaagtggggagaggactttgattttattttaggagtgtttttggcatcttattcATTCATATATTAACTTAACATTTCAATttccattctcatgcatatgcttgactactgttggatgcatttagaactaaaCATGTTGTATCTTGGGATTTCCAATTAATTGTTACTTGCTGTGAATCTTGAGCATGGATTTATTCATTAATGAATTATGATAAGGATTTTCCAAGCATGTATAAGATTCTTATAATAGATGCCATAGTAgtcttggaaacgaatgcattggtacaccatggtatgggacgcagaagtactatacagtcgtactatctcatataggagcatgtggttaggatttcacattctCTCGTGCTAcaatccttcccaacaggggtttacgtgatGATTTATCACTGGGTGGAAGCATTGGTCACGGACCaccatggtggttagaagtatgtcttgctgatcattaggatagttggaaACCTTCATGAtacattcagagggccaatcgtattgcttttattttctgttgtggttcggccacgatttatttttctattgtgattcagccacgatttacttttctgagtgctcACGACtagccttctccaacaaccctatgggcgtatcgcgggatggagaatGCATCTCATACTTGGGACATACGTGAACTAttgttgtgagtagcatgtaacctatgGCCTAGTAATAATTGCTTAGGTGaaataggtttaaaatgaatttcaagCATCTAGTACCATTTTGAATTACATTTTCTTGTGtgatctttctttccatttactgagctagcaagctcacccctcatgtacacacctttttaaatgatttaacAAGTTATTCTATAGAGGAACCCGCGTCAGGTCCCATCGAAAATCCTCCAGTAGGGGATTGGTGGATCTCAGATGGATTTAACTAAGGAGACGGATGCCCGTGCTAGAACTATGTTGTGGGGCAACAGTAGCAGATTTCTATTTacttctcttttgattcttttggtatacttcccctttttgtgctctcgatagttaaattgttatttcttgtgtaaatatcatgcctacgggcccatatgtaaatatactatgtataacaatttgggtatcaagagtctATGAGGATTTACAAGCATTTATATACGACAAGACTTTCGTtgaattacattattatattccatgtTGTTTGTGgcttgttgtgttgtggttactgtatcagataatCCTGGTGGTTTTAGGTTACCCAGAGGGAACCCAGTCATGGTCTGATTCTAtatgaatggggtgtgacatgtaGGGTCATTCCTCCCCTCCATCCAGTAGATTGCTGCAAGCTAGTATGTAACAAAGTTGACACTCTCGGGTGTATCACACGTACTAACAAAAGTTCTAATTCGACCGAATTAGGACATGGGTATAACAGGCTGTGCCATTGGCAAGGACTCTATAGGGCATATTGATGATGGTCCCCCACAAGGCTACTTGGTTGATATCCGTGATGCAAAGTGTACCTTGGACAAGTTTTCTTTGCATGTTCTAAGGGAACGCCATCATATTCCCAAGTCAACAGAGATTAGGTTTTTTGGGAAGGATGATAGGCCCATTTTGGGATTGAGGAAGAGATTTGTCTGTAATGATGATTTTTTGGCCGGTTTTCCTTTTCCCATTCACAAGTTCGGTAGGATGGTGGTGCGACATTACAGCATAATCCCTGCTTAACCACTGCCCAACGCATGGCACTGTGTGTTTGGTTTTTTCATTAAGTCCTTCAAGTTGGATAGGTTTGCTTCCCTTGATGTGTTCTTTAGTTGTCTTGTCCTCAAGTGGCATCCAACTCATTGTGGTTGGTATACCTCAGTCACCAAACAAAGAGGGTGAGAATCATAGATTAGGCCCCTTCTTCCATCCACAAAAATTGGAAGAACTAAATTCTTCTGGGCCAAGACTAGGAAGGGCTTCAACTTCAACACTACTTGGTTGAAGCCTAAATTGTGATTTGTTAATAAGAATCCGGACTTGGATGAGGATAAGAAAGGAGACCCTTAGGCTGTTAAAGAGTACCAAACTTGTCTAATCGAAGGAGCTGGAGGATGATTCTTCCATACTTGTCCACAAACTTAGCTATGGTGAGCATTATTGGCGCCATCCGTGGGAAACCCGACTGTATGCACAAAAGTTTCTTCCTTCATTAGGGGCCTTCGTTGTAGACAAAAAGAAGGGGTAACTAAaagatagtcccacatcggtgAGTGAAGGAAAAAACTCATGACTCATAAGTAGGGGTAGAACCCCTTCCACATACTGcgtgttttaaaaaaaaccaTGTGTACCAATCAGCCTAAGGGTTTTAGACCAAGATGTCCAAAGCGGGCAATATCTATATGGACACGACTTTGATCCCTGACCTCATCATTAAATAAGTTTGTAATACCATTTTTGCTCCTCAAACAGTACGTAGTAAGACTGCCTCCTACATATACAAAGGGGGGCAAATTCGGTAAGGTGACAATCTCAATATAACCAACCATGATTATGCATAacaaaacctttttttctttaattaaataagaggaagaaatatcactcccctcccctaaactatgtcgaaatatcaacttgaccaacactttcaaaaatatcactcacctcccccCAAATAAAAAGATTTTATCTAACGTCCCCAACCGTTTGAAATGACTGCTAAGTCAGCTGGTTTTTTCTCATAATGCCCAAAATACCCTCCCAAACATGAAATACCCAATATACccttaataaaataaaccccTCTTCCCCATACCATACTCTCTCGATTAGCTCCACTCCCCCTTCTCTTTCTCACTGAactgaatgaagaagaagacaagaaaCTGTAATTTCTTCCAATTCCCACATCATCCTTTTCATTGAAATTCACAACATTCTGAAGTAGACACTACTTACCAGCTTAGGAAGATGCCCAAATCCCCGCTACCACCACAAGAAAGTATAAAGTGTACTGCAAATTCAAAGAGAAAAGCaagcaaattttttatttgtctcTCTAAAAgccaaataaaaatgaaaaacttgaTTCTCCAGTCATTACCTTCACAACTTCCTGCGTCATCTTATCTATGTTATTGGCATTGGAACCGAATGAATTCACGAGATccacaaaaaaacaaagaaacaacgGCAAGGAGCAGCCATGAACGATGGCTCCAACCATTCCAATCGCCATCAAAATATAATCCAGCCTATCTGTCAATCTGAACCACTCCTTGAATCCCACCGAGGAAGGAGATGAACCAGGCTTCTCCTCCCCCTTCCTTGTTCCCTTGAGAAGCTTCCTTTCCTCCTCTCCCACCACCACTATGGTCAGTAGCTTCACCAACTCCTCTCTCTACCTCCTCAATAGCTTCATTCGATTCTCCTCCCTTGTGGGTTGCTTCCCCTTCTATTTTAAATCCTTTAGCCTCACCAGACACGAGCTCAAGCCCCTGCATTTCAGACCATCTCCACTGCTCAATCGTCTTCTTCTCCTCAGAACCTTGTGACATTTCAAATTCTCGCTTTACAAAACAAAAACTTCTTTTGCTTtaatccttctctctctctctctctctctctctctctctctctctctctctctctctctctctctctctctctctctctctctctctctctctctcttattattttccctttttaatttatttattttcttttctcgtCGTTCCACATCTTCGGAGGAAGAAACCGAGAACCTAATCTAGGGCTCCAATCACGACCGTATGAGCTTttaatgaagaagatgatgtgagaaatgagataaatttcaggttcttgtcttcttctccattcGGTTCAGCgagaaaggggaaggggaagtgGAGCTAATCAAGAGAGTATGGTGTGGGGAAGAGGAGTTTATTTTATTAAGGGTATATTGGGTATTTCATGTCTAGGAGGGTGTTTTGGGCATTATGAGAAAAAATATTGGCTGACTTAATAGCCATTTCAAATGGCTGGGGATGTTAGATAGAACTTTTTAATTAGGGGGAGGTGAGTGGTATTTTTTGAAAAGTGtggggtcaagttgatatttcgacatagttcaagggaggggagtgatatttcctcatTAAATAAAATCCATTGGAATAGGAACTTCATAGGTAGTTAGGAAAC
It includes:
- the LOC122091620 gene encoding uncharacterized protein LOC122091620; the encoded protein is MLPRTTMADESIGLPVTYNCVSPPVYAECCQMTQSLSTCLYGQTDRNRDQRSETWIWRQRIWPQIWRWRTSFRAGGSTFGAGGSVLRFGSGSGETNVAVPSPLMSSSFS